From Salvia splendens isolate huo1 chromosome 16, SspV2, whole genome shotgun sequence, a single genomic window includes:
- the LOC121769872 gene encoding uncharacterized protein LOC121769872, producing the protein MQHAKSESDVTSLAPSSPSRSPKRPVYYVQSPSRDSHDGDKSSSMHATPNFNSPMESPSHPSFGRHSRNSSASRFSGIFRSSSGRKGGRSKRNDKGWPECDVIVEEGNYDEFDDDKAYTRRCQILLALLGFVVLFTVFCLIIWGAGRPFKAEVAVKSLTVNNMYIGSGADFTGVPTKMLNVNGSLRISVYNPATFYGIHVTATPVNLIYSDVVVATGELKKYYQHRKSHKNVVVHIEGTRVPLYGAASNLEVKAGGAVQVPLTLEFEVRTRGDVVGKLVRTKHHKRVSCPLIIDSTSNKAIRFKKDACTYS; encoded by the exons atgcAGCACGCGAAATCGGAATCCGATGTCACGAGCTTGgcgccgtcgtcgccgtcgaGGTCTCCGAAGAGGCCGGTGTACTACGTGCAGAGCCCGTCGCGGGACTCGCACGACGGGGACAAGTCGTCGTCCATGCACGCCACCCCCAATTTCAATAGCCCCATGGAGTCCCCCTCGCACCCCTCCTTCGGCCGCCACTCGCGCAACTCCTCCGCCAGCCGATTCTCCGGGATTTTCCGGTCGTCGTCGGGGCGGAAGGGCGGCCGCAGCAAGCGCAACGACAAGGGGTGGCCCGAGTGCGATGTGATCGTGGAGGAGGGGAATTACGACGAGTTCGACGATGATAAGGCATACACGCGGCGCTGCCAGATTTTGTTGGCGCTGTTGGGGTTTGTTGTGCTGTTTACGGTGTTCTGCTTGATCATCTGGGGCGCCGGGAGGCCGTTCAAGGCTGAAGTTGCTGTCAAG AGCTTGACGGTCAACAATATGTACATCGGCTCGGGTGCAGACTTCACCGGAGTTCCAACAAAGATGCTAAATGTGAATGGTTCCTTGAGGATCAGTGTGTACAATCCTGCTACATTCTACGGCATTCATGTTACTGCAACACCGGTCAATCTCATCTACTCTGATGTCGTTGTTGCAACAGGGGAG CTGAAGAAATACTATCAACACCGGAAAAGTCACAAGAATGTGGTGGTGCACATAGAGGGAACTAGAGTCCCCTTATACGGGGCTGCATCGAATCTAGAAGTTAAAGCTGGCGGCGCTGTCCAGGTTCCACTGACGTTGGAGTTTGAAGTGAGAACGCGAGGTGATGTGGTTGGGAAGTTGGTGAGGACAAAGCACCATAAAAGAGTGTCGTGCCCATTGATCATTGATTCGACTAGCAACAAGGCCATCAGGTTCAAGAAGGATGCTTGCACTTACAGCTGA